The following DNA comes from Pristis pectinata isolate sPriPec2 chromosome 8, sPriPec2.1.pri, whole genome shotgun sequence.
ataataagccaataccaaaaaCACTTAATTGCAATGCTACGAGGTCAGGAATGGTGCTGTGTAAACGTCTTTCTTTCAATAATTTAGATTTTATTCAGTTGGCTTACTAAACACCAATTTTTATTCTTGATAAAACAAAACATCATAGATTCTTGCACACAACCTCAGAACAGATTACTGCCAATTGTGGTCAAGAAATGGATACTGACCATCTGCCTGGGTACAAATGCTGGCACAAAGATACAGAGAAATTATAAATAGGTAATAAATCCTACAAATAGTTACATTGCAATCAAAAGTTCCTTGTACATTATCATCCTTTGCCAATTGGCAGCATCAAGTTCTTCTGAATTTTTTTGCTAAAAAGTAGATCTCTGACGAATCCTTTCTGCTTGCAGATGGTTTTAAAATCTTCACCTCTCCAAACAGTTTGGCAAGTCGCTTTTGGAGGAGGTATGTGTTTGATCCATCCCAGAATTTACAAAGTAAGGTACCACTGGGACTCAGTACCCTTCCAGCCAGGTCGAGGATACAAAGGAACAGTTCAACAAATTGCTGCTGGTCCAGCTCACGGATGCCACTTGCGTTTGGTGCCACATCGCTGAGGATAACCTGAGCCTCTCCCCCCGGCAGTGACTCCTGTATTCTGGCTTGAACTTTAGGCTCCAGGAGGTCACAATGAGACAGGAATACTGCGCCCTCCAGCAAGGGGATGTGCAAAAGGTCAACTCCCACAACTGAACCCACCGGAGCCTTCAGATCTGCAAAGAGGGAAAATGGAATCAAAGTTACCAACAAGCCAGAATTAATAAGATATTTTGTATTTAGAgatgcttcccccccccactgttaACTTCATTATTATCACGTGACATGTAATTTATTTCCCTTATTTAAACTAATCCAAGTCTTAGACACATCTGTATTGATTCAAAAATCAAAGAACGAGGAGTGTAACAAATCTGCTGACTGGTACTTCACCCTAGAGACAGTCCAGGGAGGCACCCTCAAAAGGCAAGCACTAAGTGAATCCTGCACTATAGGAGTACCAGCTTCCTTGTACAATGGCCCAGGTGAAGGTTCCCACAGTACCAATAGTTGAACAACATGGTTGTTATTCCCAGTGTCCTTGGCAGTACTTATTCCCCAAAGTACTTTGAAGAACAAGTTACATAACCAATATCCTTGATAttgaggctgtgcttgatttgatattgggaaatggacctggtcaggtgtcagatctctcagtgggtgaacattttggtgatagtgatcataattctatctcctttacgttagcactagagagggataggaacagacagtctagaaaggtgtttacttggagtaaagggaattatgaggctatcaggcaggaaactggaagattaaattgggaacagatgttctctgggaaaagtacagaagatatgtggcaaatattcaggggatatttgtgtggagctctgaacagacatgttccgatgagacagggtagtcatgataggatacaggaactgtggtgtacgaaggctataataaatctagtcaaaaggaaaagaaaagcatacaaaaggtacagagagctaggtaatgttagagatctggaggagtacaaggctaaaaggaaggaacttaagaaagagattaggagagccagaaggggacatgagaaggccttggtgggcaggatcaaggaaaaccccaaggcgttctacaagtatgtgaagagtaagaggatgaaatgcgaaaggatggggcctatcaagtgcagcagtggggaaatgtgtatggatccagaagaaatagcggaggtacttaatgaatacttcatgtCAGTATTCATCACGGAAAAAGGTCttggggattgtagtggggacttgcagtggcctgaaaagcttgagcatgtagatattagaaaagaggtggtgctgaaacttttggaaagcatcaagttagataagtcgccgggaccggatgagatgtactccaggttgctgtgggaggcgagggag
Coding sequences within:
- the mrm2 gene encoding rRNA methyltransferase 2, mitochondrial, with translation MISRVQCRLFHAATELLKKTPAEQRWLSRQLQDPFVKSAQQQNYRCRSAFKLLEIDEKHGILQPGISVLDCGAAPGAWSQVAVNRVNATGSDLKAPVGSVVGVDLLHIPLLEGAVFLSHCDLLEPKVQARIQESLPGGEAQVILSDVAPNASGIRELDQQQFVELFLCILDLAGRVLSPSGTLLCKFWDGSNTYLLQKRLAKLFGEVKILKPSASRKDSSEIYFLAKKFRRT